In Magallana gigas chromosome 1, xbMagGiga1.1, whole genome shotgun sequence, the sequence TCCAGGCAAATTAAGAGCATCAGCGCTTTCACATAAGTCAACTAaatcttgttttcttttgttcgAAAAGGGAATGCCTTTAGTTTTCAGAATATGCTTTAGATCGGCGCATTGTAAATCTTGATAGTTGGCGTCCATCACGACAAAATTTTGTCCCATACGACCCTACTAATCGCGCCTCCAATGTGAAGAGCGCACTAATGGAAATCAAAAGTATTAAGAATACTGTAGCTGTAGATGTAAATTCACCACAAATTCCTAGACTTTCAGAGTATGTTACGTAATTTTAGGTATCACAGCTGGGGGTAAATATGACGACCTGGGTGGAGCGGTTGATACGTTGTGCCTGCCTCACAACCCTGACATGGCTCCCACTGATTTTCCCAACGTAGGGAGTGCTGTTGGTACCATATATGGAAGTGAATATCAGTTTACCTACAGGAACTACGCACAAGACGACGACGTTCCCTGCGCAGTGTGCGGCGCCAAAACGGCATCCGCTATCATGATGCTTCCGGCAAAGGTCACGTGTCCAGATGACTGGGTCATTCAGTACGCAGGGTTCCTGACGTCAGAACAAGTGGTAACAAACTGGAGGCCTTCGGAATATTTATGTCTACACGAAGACTCCGAGTATCTTACTGAAGGATCGCGGCAACACAACATGAACGGGCGCCTGTTTTACCCCGTAAAGGCCGTGTGTGGTTCTCTCCCTTGTCCGCCATACCACGGCGGACAATACCTGACATGTGTCGTCTGCTCGCAGTGACAATGTCAGTCATTGTGACAGTTGGTTACCATTTTGAATGCTTTTGATTGTgttgatataataaaatatgtccatgggtcatttttcttataattaacAAATCAACACAACTGCATCATCATCTACAATGAATATGAAGGTATTTTCCAATCAAGAGCAACGATTAAAAAGTAGCTcattaaggtcagacgcgacTTATCTtccatttttctattttttccacaatgtgaagattttcACTTcgtaatttcataattatatttttatgtcatatgattcttttttatttggatataaaatgttcaattgaaaatatatagtaTGACTTTACTTacaagcattcaaatgcattttgcgtgatattttaaggaaaattcgaaatattctagctccGAAACGAACCTGGTAATGTACTCTGAATTTTAGGAAATTAACATGTatgaatgttaataaataaggaataaaatatcaaggaaaattatataaatttgagGAATGTCTCGTCTGTCACTAAGATATAGGAAAACGCACAACTCataactcccccccccccccccccccccccgactccAAGTCTTACAATAATTCACTGCGGGCGAGATATGAATTGCTGGACCTGAAGGTGAATCTGTTTTTTATACCCTTCACTAACATTAAATGCCTTAAAAGCCTGTGACGCCATATCATCGAAGTCTTTTATTAACATTGCCAGGTCATGGTCACGATTTATATAGGTTAatttttctgtatcttttttTAGCGTTTACAATGCTTGCATTTCCTATGATGAATATTAACACGTGTCAGTCATAGAGCTGCATCAAGACACAGAGCTAACAAGGCCCGTGCCGTGTTTTTCTTATAAGGATGTTactaaataaggaataaggaatcattctttaagtattatgaggtgataattttggtcggggcgtgatcaaatccaataaagtccgaagggctttatgatagatttgatcacgccccgaccgaaattatcacctcataatattcaaagaatgattccttattacttatatttatataattttaagccatcgcacgattaaatatttaaatatgaataagcaaaccccgctggcgcctcaatttggcgtcatttgtattatgggttatatagtacaaaatcgatacttggtgttatcacaggcaaagacactggaaaatgtaaaatatatataaataatatactgGACTAAGATTCGGTAATCACTGCAAAAGAAAAGAAGACCCATCTAAGTTCAGACCacataaaaagtatatatcaaaACAAACTTGTATGCATCGCAACACTATCACACTGTTATCTAGGATCGTGGGAACTATATACGACTTGGGCACCTAGgtgaattctttgacaaaatggaGCTAGTTATGCTTATAGCGGCAGTGTTTCTACTTATATTTAGTGGGTTTGATGTGTATGGAAACAAAGAAAAGGCTGCTGACATGGACAACTCGGGGATTCGACCCAAGGACCAGCGGTTGTTGTTAAACGACCCAAGTACATTACTGAAGGAGATAGAGGcactaaaaattgaaatgacgtcattaaaatctCACATGGCCACACAGGATGCGGAAGTAACTACATTGAACACGAAAATAAACACGTTGAACACGGAAATGAATAGTAAAAATACGGAACTAAACAGTGTGAACACAGAACTTAGCAATGTGAACGCGGACGTGACCAAATTAAAAGCGGAAGTTCTCACACAACGCACCCTGATTCAATCTTTGCAGAGTCGAAAGGGCAAGTACATCAAACCGTACAATTCATATAATTCAGCAGCCACTGTATACTCTCTTTTTGCAACAAACCAAAGAGGAAaacttattattttcatatatcaaATGAATCTTTcaaccagagagagagagaaaaagagagaaagatAACCGGagtgagaaagagagagaatcaataatttttattataatatatataatttcatggTTTTCTATTGTATAtgattgtttatatattaaacGAGCTTGGCAAAAGGATTGTAAACGTCCAACTCGTTAAATAAAGctcatttactttattttttcagtgatttgaatcattatattatatatttatgtgaAAATTTCCATATAACTTTTGTTATATCACTTTATAGAGGCCGGCAGTATTTACACAGTATGGGGTAAAAAGGCCTGCCCAGCAGTAAATGGGACGAGCATCGTATATACAGGCattcattgaaattatttacttaacaaaacaaaaataaataataatgaatgaCATTCATATGTAATCTATTAACTTTGAAAGCTACAACAACTATTTATCATAAATCCACTCTCTTTCAAGGAATAACTGGGGGTAAACCTTATCATGAAGTTGGAGGAGGGGTCGACACCCTCTGCCTGCCCCATGACCCGGACGATGCCCCAAGTGACTTTCCCACACGTTTAGAGTCAGCTGCCCATCTGTACGGAAGCGAGTATCAGTTCAATTACCGGAAGTTTGCTGAGGATGACGACGTGCCATGCGCAGTGTGTCACGTACAAAGTTCCGGTTCAGTAATGATGATACCGGCGAAAAACACGTGTCCCAGCGGCTGGAACCTCCAGTACCACGGGTTTTTGGTGACAGATAATGATGACAGCGGCTGGTATGCTTTTGACTTTGTTTGTCTCCATGAGGATTCTGAGTACCTTACGGAAGGCGCGCGGCAGCACAACCAAAATGGCCACATCTTATATCCGGTGACGGCCGTTTGCGGTTCTCTCCCCTGCCCCCCATATAGAAACGGCCAGTACATCACGTGTGTTGTGTGTACATTGTGACGGCCAGTACATCACGTGTGTTGTCAATGTGTGTACATTGTAAATGTTATAACGTTTTCTTTTTGCCATTAGAAACATCAAACTTATATTGTTGTTGTATTTTCTCGTCATAATCATAATATGGGTTAAAGTCATAAAGGGCACACGGTTGTGAAATGTCAGCTCGACAGCGGACTGACAAAAACGATTTGACTGCATTTCATTTTGGATAAAAGGTTAATTAAAGTAAGAATtgatttacaaaaattatttcacGTGTGTTTATTCATCTAAAAGCGTTAAAACAATGCTTATCCATAACGTGCTGCAAGATAAAGGAAATACCTATCGCAATATCAACCCAATCTTCCCTCCTATATAACCCTTGAAGTGGGAAGATGTATTGACCAACTTTCTACTTACATCGATCTAGccaaataatatataaatacaatgaatgaattatagaCAAGTATTCCTTTGAAAGTAATGGTACatgataaataagatatatCCCGCCGTTTTGTCTATTTCCGAAATAGCAAAGATTGAATAAACATTGCTCTCGAATTGTACTTCCGGTTCTTTCGCGTGTAAAGAAACACATGATTATCATCATCATGTAAGTGTGAGGATGTTTACAAACACATTAAAATACTGTTTTTAGTAAAGAACATTTAATTAAGGATTTACATGACGCTGTCCTGCATAGTAAATAAAGAAGTGCaaggcgcaatgcgtgcgcaaatagtaaaagttgcaatgcgtgcgcaaatagtaaaagttgcaatgcgtgcgcaaatagtaaaagttgccggatgcctcatgtGGACACAACTGTGAACCGGCAATTGAAAGTTTTTCTCAAGACCGACATTTCTGGTTTAAGCTTTTAAGGTCAAACGTGTGGAACTATTCCTTATCAGTAATTATATCACAGCGAACATAATTCGTCCCTAATATTATCAGAGACAATGTCGCCAGTTCTGTTTGTATTAGGGGTATGTTTGGGATGTATAGGGGAGGGGCATACGGCAGGTGGTGGGCGGAACAGGCGTCTGTTGCTAAGCGACCCTCACGCGATGCAGTTGCAACTGGAGGAGTTACAGAGGCGGATCCAGGTCCTTGAGGCGCGGACCACGCCCACACAGTCACGTGCTGGTAAGAGTAGAGCAGATATTAGTAATGTACGACCACTGGCGGATTAAGAGATGGcggggagccccccccccctccccctccactTTGTGATCATAATTTTAAACTACAGGGGTAAGAGTAGAGAATTGATCGACGGTTTTACTGCACGGAAAAATATACAACTTATGTAAGAGCACCGGCGGATCTAGAGAGGACGGGGGCCCGCCCCTTTTGTGATCATATGTAATGATTAATAGATCTACATGAAATCGGCTATCCTTCGATTTTATATTATGTCAAATGTAGCTAGAATAGAATAGCTAAAAAACGTGATTCGCCCCCTGCCCCCATTCCAATGCTTTCCACTGAACCCTATGGAGGCCTCAAGGCGCCATCCAGACCCCCAGCCAATTGGCCCCCTCTGTCAACAAATCTTAGATCCGCCACTGAAGATCGTTAATATTCGGAGATGGTTCATTTTTCTACACAGTGACACCATTTTAGAATGCATGAACAAATTGTGTGAGATCATCAATATCCGGGGGGAGTTCAAATTCATACAAACATGTAGTGACCTTACGGGaataaaagaaaagtttataGTGCAGGAATAAATAGCACTAGTGTAGGATTATCAATACAATACAGTATcgttcaatttgtgagatttatgatatgataattttctacaatttaaGGTCAAATGTCCATATGACTAATGATAGTTTATGAACAATACAGAATAATTTAGAAGCGTAAGATCATTAATATTTTCTGGTGTTtctttttcacaaattaattatAGTGAACAGGTTTACTCAAGTAATGAAATCCGGATATTTGCATAGTCAGGTAAGGCCACGTTACGTTCACGTTACGTTCATGTTACGGCCACGTTACGGTCAGGTTTCGTTCATGTTACGGCCACGTTACGTTCATGTTACGTTCATGTTACAGCCACGTTACGTTCATGTAACGTTCATGTTACGTTCATGTTACGTTCATGTTACGTTCATGTTACGGCCACGTTACGGTCAGGTTACGGTCAGGGACAAAACGCTTTTGCAATGACAAGTTATTGACATCAAATTGAGCCATTGTATGCTTTCCATTTAAGGCGCTGTGTTCACTATCTGGGGGAAGAAGAACTGTCCGGCAGTCAATGGGACGGACACTCTATACTCAGGTAAAACTCTCATGTCATAGAGGACAGCAAAACCTCACTTATATCTCTATATTGAACTCTACTCAGCTAAAACATCTCAAGAATGGTTCACATTCATATTACATTAGATTCAATTCATACGTCAGGCGTAATATACTgcggtttcatcaatatttgttgaatacaaattttcgtggatttcttTCTATAGTtaatccacgaaattaaatattcattaaactGCAATTTCCTTTTAGGAATCACCGGAGGTGGCATGTACAGTCAGAAAGGAAGTGGCGTCACAACTCTATGTTTACCGCATGATCCGGACTCACTTCCAGGGGATTTTCCCTCCAAAACAGACCCCAACACCGCCTATATATTTGGAGCTGAGTACCAGTTAAACTACCAACAGGTCGCCTACGATGACGATGTCCCATGCGCAGTCTGCCACGCGTACACTTCCGCTTCCGCTATTATGATTCCGGCAAAGCTGTCGTGTCCACACAACTGGATCGTCCAGTACAAAGGATTCCTTAGTGCAGAGAGGTCCGACTACTCGGGGTCAGATTATATTTGTGTGGCACTGGACGCTGAATATTTCGAGGGTACGCGCGCCGTTAACGCAGACGGCAGACTGATTTTTCCCGTCAGAGCTAAATGTGGGTCACTGCCCTGTCCCCCATACACCGAGGGCCAGTATGTGTCTTGTGTCGTCTGCTCCAAGTAACTGTCACTTGACTTTTGACGCGTGCATGGACGATGACGTTTCTGTTCTATGTGAACGgcttatgttttgtaatatgttattGTTTTCAACAAATAAGATTGTTGTCTTATTTAATATACAATGCACATcttactttgatttaaaatgatggtgatttttttttctgtattgtgTATCTTTTTCTGGCATTATACTATATACAAAAAGATTGCAATATGGAATTTCAAATCCTAAATGAAAAAGGCCGCTCATGAACACAAGATATCAAAGTTCTAAATTAAGCCCACCCTCTATACAAGTGTACCAAaatcttatcatttttttaccaTACACCAACTTCCaacacaaaaacaaacaaaaaataaaactaaaaaaaacaccCCTAAAAAAATAAGCAATCCGTTTTTACTGTATGTTCGTGTAGATTTGAACTACAATGATGACTTTAGGGTGCTTGAACAGAAACAGAAAAACggataaataaaaacataagatTAAGACGTTAGACGCGGTTCTGATCTGTAACTCTAACTCATACGCTTGCTATAAACGACAAGTGTACAATACAACCATTTATCTTGTATAGGCGTTGgaaccgggagggggggggggggctagggggacacccccccccccagtggAATCATAACATTGAAgacctctttttttcttttttcttttttttttttgcttgtccaGATGTTGGATAagtcaatttgcttccgacgccactgtctTGTAAACAGAATCGTTTTGATTGAATTACAAATGACCAACTAGTACGTGTATATACGCCTACCTGTAGAACGTCGGTCGTGAGGTGGTCATGTTACTTCCTTACACAGTGCAGGCCCCGGGGGTGGGGGTGTGGAAGAGTGGTCACAAAGTCAACGGTCACGTGCAACTTGGAACCAAAGATTTATTATTTCTCACAAAAGTGAGCATGAAGCCAAGAGAAATCCTACTCAATGAACACACCTTGGCTATATAGTCTTGTAATGGCGTTTGAAGATTATCACAGGAAGTCAATGGGATTAACAAGGATTAACTGGATTAACGGCgctagatttttatttttaattaaaagaacatATATTGACGCTTGATTTAACAACACCGCCTCAACAGACAATCTCCAAAACTACATCCTATCTCATCTATTTGGCACTGtcatgttttcaatttttaaccgggttttccgaaggaaaaatccggttattaaaatggtgaaaatggcgggcgagcgggcgggcgggcgggatgctgccaaaagggtaccctcattgtacggataactcctcatacagttttcaagataggaagttgttgtttcgcagatcaattgtacatatatcagaggtgtgcatattgctaggattttgatttctgataattcgtgaaaaaaataccagcttttgaacttagtcactttttggcaaaatattgcatatagggtacaccatttcactggatacgggttgacatggattatggatacatttcacataaaagaaaacccggtttgctgtcacattgacagcttttcacttgtgtATTTActgcagccccccccccccctccaactttttctcgcagcaactaattttcttaaatttgtaataaaaaaaattaattatcatggagttgcccccccccccccgccacacacttttttgggagatgaaaaaaaaatggattgcaaaaaaagaaagaaaatgaagagTGAAACTGAAGTTATAGATAGTCTGGCTCCCACTTTCAAAATCGGAGTTACGTGCCTGATGACAGTACTTTACAACCCTGCCCTAGCAAGATACTCAATATTAATGTTTGTGGATATTTTGTTTGGTTGTTGATTTACAgttgtgttttctttttgtcttttcttttttttttttttattggggggggggggggggtaaacgtTAAAGTTTTGCCATGTTGTTGTTAATTTTGGAGAAGCGTAGAAATAGGAAGGGGCTTATGTTTGTCTAGTTAGACACTCTTCTTATAGTATATgtgttttgttataaaaaaaaaagaattaatgaaAACCATTTGCGTTTATCGGCTATCTAATTTTGTTCTCTTTCTCTGTCTGTCtgattgtctgtctgtctctctcttgtcctctctctctctttctctctctctcccctctctctccctccctccctctctctctctctctctctctctctctcgcgcGCTCGCCATAAAGTCATAGCTTTAAAGCATTCCTTTGGTTGTCCACCGTGATATAACGAATTCTTTCTTGACCGAATTTATTTAACACTTGTCATGTTGTTAAAAAGGCGTCAAAACATTGTTAATCTAATCCCTTAATctgattatttaatttattaaaaaaaaaaggactgaAAACGAGGCAAAGTAGACATGGAATCTTGTAAACAGTGCTTCTAGGTCGCGATTACGATAATCTCAGTTTGaatcattttttacatgtatgcatatgaataaaaaagctAGCTTATACTGaatcttttttacatgtatacatatgaaTACAAAAGATTGGCGTacagttatttttgttttgcatttgaTAAAGACGTTAACGTTTCAATAGCCATGTAAACCTAGACACTACATATAGTGATCTAGGTGATGAAGCGCCATCTTTCCACAGTCGTTAGTCTTATGACTGAGCATGCGCTGAAAAATTCACAGTGAAATTAGACTAGATAAAAAAGGCGTCAGATCTCCTCACTCTCACCCCCCTCCCACCCCGGCAAACATAATCATTCCTCAAAACCCCTCCAATCTGGAAATTTTCTGAATCCGCACATGTTGAGAATTATCATAAAATGTCAACGGAACACACTTAGTACTCTATAACCTTTTACCCTTTCTCTCTTTTGCTTCACGACTCGAATTGGCATTttctatataatttatatattatgtagACCCAataatatacattatatttatatcataaattgCACGTAAATTTAGTTTAAGCTGCGAGAGCTTAAGGAGTACGAACTACCAAATACTTAATatgttagattttattttttcaattaaaacctaatatttacatatatagtaTAGAAAACTTTCGTAAACTTtagcttttaaataaaaaaaaatgttttctatatCT encodes:
- the LOC105336896 gene encoding uncharacterized protein, translated to MSEGIKTVHFGDFCHKMENRVLITVILLVVTCGGCVGDNKETETSPQDSGSEPKDRRLLLNDPSTLLKEIEALHREMTSLKSHVTTMETEVASLNSLKTEVSTQRTLILSLESQLNSRNQPAGSIYTVWGKKACPPVNGTTTIYTGITAGGKYDDLGGAVDTLCLPHNPDMAPTDFPNVGSAVGTIYGSEYQFTYRNYAQDDDVPCAVCGAKTASAIMMLPAKVTCPDDWVIQYAGFLTSEQVVTNWRPSEYLCLHEDSEYLTEGSRQHNMNGRLFYPVKAVCGSLPCPPYHGGQYLTCVVCSQ
- the LOC117687772 gene encoding uncharacterized protein yields the protein MELVMLIAAVFLLIFSGFDVYGNKEKAADMDNSGIRPKDQRLLLNDPSTLLKEIEALKIEMTSLKSHMATQDAEVTTLNTKINTLNTEMNSKNTELNSVNTELSNVNADVTKLKAEVLTQRTLIQSLQSRKEAGSIYTVWGKKACPAVNGTSIVYTGITGGKPYHEVGGGVDTLCLPHDPDDAPSDFPTRLESAAHLYGSEYQFNYRKFAEDDDVPCAVCHVQSSGSVMMIPAKNTCPSGWNLQYHGFLVTDNDDSGWYAFDFVCLHEDSEYLTEGARQHNQNGHILYPVTAVCGSLPCPPYRNGQYITCVVCTL
- the LOC105336887 gene encoding uncharacterized protein is translated as MSPVLFVLGVCLGCIGEGHTAGGGRNRRLLLSDPHAMQLQLEELQRRIQVLEARTTPTQSRAGAVFTIWGKKNCPAVNGTDTLYSGITGGGMYSQKGSGVTTLCLPHDPDSLPGDFPSKTDPNTAYIFGAEYQLNYQQVAYDDDVPCAVCHAYTSASAIMIPAKLSCPHNWIVQYKGFLSAERSDYSGSDYICVALDAEYFEGTRAVNADGRLIFPVRAKCGSLPCPPYTEGQYVSCVVCSK